A portion of the Chiroxiphia lanceolata isolate bChiLan1 chromosome 10, bChiLan1.pri, whole genome shotgun sequence genome contains these proteins:
- the SCG2 gene encoding secretogranin-2 isoform X2 has translation MAETKTFQPGAACTLTFFFVLICWVDAASFQQHQLLQKDPDYVMKNLQRLPNPDMIKALEYIEDLRKQANKGESSPDYSSYQSVPYLLQQKESKDQTHLPDNVRDSLTEDESQWVKVMLEALRQAEKESKAGPKENKPYGLSSDNSFPAGVSDDYEAYKWPERWQKYLKMPLGHYEDSSRDSPFKRTNEIVEEQYTPQSLATLESVFQELGKMAGPSNHKKERLDEDQKLYTDDEDDVYKVNNIAYEDVVGGEDWNPVEEKVESQTQEEIKDSKEEIDKHEEEIDDEMKRSGKLNFLEDEIRRDNKDQMSEDVSKLMNYYLKRLMGSAGNRKLRTGELEEKRASMFLDKQLDPQSIAQLIEISRNLQIPPEDLIDILKAGEKKQLQSERLEAEQEVEFPEDLDEIAETNLGQSDIFKNNVNSKNGYMKQPLIPENLPEDLNIEDIVSLLGNDNLANQNPSYLLNRLNQDNDLPRLSYIPRRLKGHLFPKAAWMNDLERRQMEYEKLNEKDEELADYLAKVLAKYPEVINTNQMKRVPASESNLQEDDHLEQAIREHLNQLEPQEAAKLASLSKRLSMAGEADDTQNRQYLDEDMLAKVLEYLKQEKSELERDHITKRAMENM, from the coding sequence atggcAGAAACTAAAACcttccagcctggagcagcctgcactctcacttttttctttgtcctcATCTGTTGGGTTGATGCAGCTTCCTTCCAGCAGCATCAGCTGCTTCAGAAAGATCCAGACTATGTAATGAAAAACTTACAAAGACTCCCAAATCCTGATATGATCAAAGCACTGGAATACATAGAAGATCTTCGCAAGCAAGCTAACAAGGGAGAAAGCAGCCCTGATTACAGCTCTTATCAAAGTGTCCCATATCTCCtgcaacagaaagaaagcaaggatCAGACTCACCTACCAGATAATGTAAGGGATTCTTTGACTGAAGATGAGTCCCAGTGGGTTAAGGTAATGTTGGAAGCCTTGCGGCAAGCTGAGAAAGAGTCAAAAGCTGGCCCAAAGGAGAATAAACCTTACGGTCTGAGTTCAGATAACAGCTTTCCAGCTGGAGTAAGTGATGATTACGAGGCTTACAAGTGGCCTGAGAGGTGGCAAAAGTATCTCAAAATGCCGCTTGGGCACTACGAAGACAGTTCAAGAGACAGTCCTTTCAAGCGTACCAATGAAATCGTGGAAGAGCAGTACACCCCCCAAAGCCTTGCCACGCTGGAGTCTGTGTTTCAGGAGCTGGGGAAGATGGCAGGACCGAGTAACCACAAGAAAGAAAGGCTGGATGAGGACCAGAAATTGTATACAGACGATGAAGATGATGTGTATAAAGTGAATAACATTGCCTATGAAGATGTGGTTGGAGGAGAAGATTGGAATCCCGTAGAGGAAAAAGTGGAAAGCCAAACCCAGGAAGAGATAAAAGACAGCAAAGAGGAAATTGATAAACATGAAGAGGAGATTGACGATGAAATGAAAAGATCAGGGAAGCTCAACTTCCTTGAGGATGAAATAAGAAGAGACAATAAAGATCAAATGTCAGAGGATGTTTCAAAGCTAATGAATTATTACCTGAAGAGGCTGATGGGTAGTGCTGGGAATAGGAAATTAAGGACTGGAgaacttgaggaaaaaagagcatCAATGTTTTTGGATAAACAACTTGATCCTCAGTCTATAGCTCAGCTGATAGAAATCTCAAGGAATTTACAAATTCCTCCTGAGGATTTAATAGACATAttgaaagctggagaaaaaaagcagcttcagaGTGAAAGGTTGGAAGCTGAGCAGGAAGTAGAATTCCCAGAAGACCTCGACGAGATAGCTGAAACCAATCTAGGACAGAGcgatatatttaaaaataatgtaaactCTAAAAACGGGTACATGAAGCAGCCTCTTATCCCAGAAAATCTACCTGAAGACCTCAATATCGAAGATATTGTCAGTCTTCTGGGAAATGACAATTTAGCTAATCAGAATCCCTCCTATTTACTAAATCGTCTTAATCAAGACAATGATTTGCCAAGACTGTCTTACATTCCCAGAAGACTGAAAGGACACCTGTTTCCTAAAGCTGCCTGGATGAACGATTTGGAAAGGCGACAAATGGAATATGAAAAACTGAATGAGAAGGACGAAGAACTGGCCGATTACTTGGCCAAGGTGTTGGCAAAATATCCCGAAGTAATCAACACGAACCAGATGAAACGAGTCCCAGCTTCTGAAAGCAACCTACAGGAAGATGATCACCTGGAGCAGGCCATCAGAGAGCACCTAAATCAGCTGGAACCACAGGAGGCTGCGAAGTTGGCTTCGCTCAGCAAAAGGCTCAGCATGGCAGGGGAAGCTGATGACACGCAGAACAGGCAGTATCTGGATGAGGATATGCTAGCAAAGGTGCTAGAGTATCTAAAACAGGAGAAATCAGAGCTTGAAAGAGATCACATTACTAAGCGAGCGATGGAAAACATGTAA
- the SCG2 gene encoding secretogranin-2 isoform X1: MALQAPSTGREVPWDANSAPTRFPDVSVCKQSLYSLGTAGDLGNILNMAETKTFQPGAACTLTFFFVLICWVDAASFQQHQLLQKDPDYVMKNLQRLPNPDMIKALEYIEDLRKQANKGESSPDYSSYQSVPYLLQQKESKDQTHLPDNVRDSLTEDESQWVKVMLEALRQAEKESKAGPKENKPYGLSSDNSFPAGVSDDYEAYKWPERWQKYLKMPLGHYEDSSRDSPFKRTNEIVEEQYTPQSLATLESVFQELGKMAGPSNHKKERLDEDQKLYTDDEDDVYKVNNIAYEDVVGGEDWNPVEEKVESQTQEEIKDSKEEIDKHEEEIDDEMKRSGKLNFLEDEIRRDNKDQMSEDVSKLMNYYLKRLMGSAGNRKLRTGELEEKRASMFLDKQLDPQSIAQLIEISRNLQIPPEDLIDILKAGEKKQLQSERLEAEQEVEFPEDLDEIAETNLGQSDIFKNNVNSKNGYMKQPLIPENLPEDLNIEDIVSLLGNDNLANQNPSYLLNRLNQDNDLPRLSYIPRRLKGHLFPKAAWMNDLERRQMEYEKLNEKDEELADYLAKVLAKYPEVINTNQMKRVPASESNLQEDDHLEQAIREHLNQLEPQEAAKLASLSKRLSMAGEADDTQNRQYLDEDMLAKVLEYLKQEKSELERDHITKRAMENM, encoded by the coding sequence gaaatattttaaatatggcAGAAACTAAAACcttccagcctggagcagcctgcactctcacttttttctttgtcctcATCTGTTGGGTTGATGCAGCTTCCTTCCAGCAGCATCAGCTGCTTCAGAAAGATCCAGACTATGTAATGAAAAACTTACAAAGACTCCCAAATCCTGATATGATCAAAGCACTGGAATACATAGAAGATCTTCGCAAGCAAGCTAACAAGGGAGAAAGCAGCCCTGATTACAGCTCTTATCAAAGTGTCCCATATCTCCtgcaacagaaagaaagcaaggatCAGACTCACCTACCAGATAATGTAAGGGATTCTTTGACTGAAGATGAGTCCCAGTGGGTTAAGGTAATGTTGGAAGCCTTGCGGCAAGCTGAGAAAGAGTCAAAAGCTGGCCCAAAGGAGAATAAACCTTACGGTCTGAGTTCAGATAACAGCTTTCCAGCTGGAGTAAGTGATGATTACGAGGCTTACAAGTGGCCTGAGAGGTGGCAAAAGTATCTCAAAATGCCGCTTGGGCACTACGAAGACAGTTCAAGAGACAGTCCTTTCAAGCGTACCAATGAAATCGTGGAAGAGCAGTACACCCCCCAAAGCCTTGCCACGCTGGAGTCTGTGTTTCAGGAGCTGGGGAAGATGGCAGGACCGAGTAACCACAAGAAAGAAAGGCTGGATGAGGACCAGAAATTGTATACAGACGATGAAGATGATGTGTATAAAGTGAATAACATTGCCTATGAAGATGTGGTTGGAGGAGAAGATTGGAATCCCGTAGAGGAAAAAGTGGAAAGCCAAACCCAGGAAGAGATAAAAGACAGCAAAGAGGAAATTGATAAACATGAAGAGGAGATTGACGATGAAATGAAAAGATCAGGGAAGCTCAACTTCCTTGAGGATGAAATAAGAAGAGACAATAAAGATCAAATGTCAGAGGATGTTTCAAAGCTAATGAATTATTACCTGAAGAGGCTGATGGGTAGTGCTGGGAATAGGAAATTAAGGACTGGAgaacttgaggaaaaaagagcatCAATGTTTTTGGATAAACAACTTGATCCTCAGTCTATAGCTCAGCTGATAGAAATCTCAAGGAATTTACAAATTCCTCCTGAGGATTTAATAGACATAttgaaagctggagaaaaaaagcagcttcagaGTGAAAGGTTGGAAGCTGAGCAGGAAGTAGAATTCCCAGAAGACCTCGACGAGATAGCTGAAACCAATCTAGGACAGAGcgatatatttaaaaataatgtaaactCTAAAAACGGGTACATGAAGCAGCCTCTTATCCCAGAAAATCTACCTGAAGACCTCAATATCGAAGATATTGTCAGTCTTCTGGGAAATGACAATTTAGCTAATCAGAATCCCTCCTATTTACTAAATCGTCTTAATCAAGACAATGATTTGCCAAGACTGTCTTACATTCCCAGAAGACTGAAAGGACACCTGTTTCCTAAAGCTGCCTGGATGAACGATTTGGAAAGGCGACAAATGGAATATGAAAAACTGAATGAGAAGGACGAAGAACTGGCCGATTACTTGGCCAAGGTGTTGGCAAAATATCCCGAAGTAATCAACACGAACCAGATGAAACGAGTCCCAGCTTCTGAAAGCAACCTACAGGAAGATGATCACCTGGAGCAGGCCATCAGAGAGCACCTAAATCAGCTGGAACCACAGGAGGCTGCGAAGTTGGCTTCGCTCAGCAAAAGGCTCAGCATGGCAGGGGAAGCTGATGACACGCAGAACAGGCAGTATCTGGATGAGGATATGCTAGCAAAGGTGCTAGAGTATCTAAAACAGGAGAAATCAGAGCTTGAAAGAGATCACATTACTAAGCGAGCGATGGAAAACATGTAA